One genomic segment of Melitaea cinxia chromosome 19, ilMelCinx1.1, whole genome shotgun sequence includes these proteins:
- the LOC123662835 gene encoding cytochrome b5-like produces the protein MAEVQKYTIADVASRNGKDGSPVWMIYKDVVYDVTSYIPQHPAGDVILEEAGKDMTKAFHESDHSSDALIILQKYKIGEIVDEEKKYDASGKKIKRVVAAKDGDAPKKSCMNVITCGLLG, from the exons ATGGCAGAGGTTCAGAAATACACAATTGCTGATGTGGCCAGTCGAAATGGTAAAGATGGAAGTCCCGTCTGGATGATATACAAAGACGTCGTGTACGATGTCACTTCATATATCCCTCAG CATCCCGCCGGTGACGTGATACTAGAGGAGGCTGGCAAGGACATGACGAAGGCCTTCCACGAATCGGACCACTCGTCCGACGCACTCATCATCCTGCAGAAATACAAAATTGGCGAAATTGTTGAT GAGGAGAAAAAATATGACGCCAGCGGTAAAAAGATAAAGCGTGTGGTAGCTGCGAAGGATGGCGATGCTCCCAAGAAGAGCTGCATGAACGTAATAACGTGCGGGCTGTTGGGCTGA